A stretch of the Porifericola rhodea genome encodes the following:
- a CDS encoding right-handed parallel beta-helix repeat-containing protein — MNPSLQSRNYLTSITLICCLLFSLIGNAQPSGQYGPTNTTYPVPGGAYFASPNGKGGAPCSEGNPCSLSTALQKVPRGGTIVLKEGIYRTSKYNTTIRRKMTIQPYPGATVILKGSEVEKGWIASGNTWKAYWSELFGKPNNDDGRAISDNPMADHRDMVYVDGQPLKQVSSKSQVSSGKFYIDYSSKTVYIGNNPSGKQVEISAEWWGFNTYDVAESGITIRGLKFMHYTDAGIFIGSPGAVIENNEIMWNGAAGIRVQHASDVVLKNNLFAYNACQGGGLSYADRIKLIGNKFIENNFEDYNRNSWSASGVKILHSIGVEVNNNLFENNDANGLWLDERSNKGIVVNNFVKNSSRNGIHCEISNDVIIAGNVVIESGKSTKFLGKGISVANSSRAKVYNNTLHNNELALDVVEGTRGDQKDPNDPYITRDVVVKNNILSEAFLDEYPSALYHMKKQKCSDNAIKEQDNNAYYRSKAGDPSLAVRWKVNNNSCNDEQRLETVQEFRSKLGYEKNGFGIQGGSNPFFLNANADDLRLKSSSLAIQAGAPLPSDIAKALGWDSGKVVDIGAYQTGSGNSSPSPAPEPSNGSLPWKETFSINDGAVSDNGLSDGSAWNLDRGTMSSNAAFKVEDNRLVARGAAGEGTWKSESIDIEGKTASLSLMLYSKGNLEDPSDYIKVYTRIDGTQKLISEVNGIIGSNGKKITASNIKGKALELILKIKNSDYTENYYVDNINIEASSVSTPSNVIEGMSLVVESSQQKVSGYTSITNGETIRLSDLPSSDLNINAQISGKVGSIVFDYNGTSRYQVEGASPYALQGNGSGYRKLSFKTGSNSITIKAYSESGGKGTLLDEKTINFNVEGSSGDNNVPSQKGKIIEGMSLVVESSQQKVSGYTSITNGETIRLSDLPSSDLNINAQISGKVGSIVFDYNGTSRYQVEGASPYALQGNGSGYRKLSFKTGSNSITIKAYSESGGKGTLLDEKTINFNVEGSSGGNNSSMNVMWEENFSLNDGAKSDKGATSWVLDEGKVNTSTPTYSVSNGVLRLSETSAQNTTGYVVWQSEKIDISGASGIKARINVSHEGKMEKDGLMGDYLKVYYRVDGQALQPILNQEGGFENENKWYTFERSNINGSSLEVIVHARTTTTSESYFIDDVYVGNHENSLSSASSRVDTKLENPLKASVSPNPFVNDLNLVVDGAMGEQISIQITDYLGNEVFSKNHISSDHPINLNLGHLPSKIYLLRIIDELGNLQIIRLQKD; from the coding sequence ATGAACCCTAGTTTACAGTCGCGAAACTATTTAACATCCATCACACTAATATGCTGTCTGCTTTTTTCCCTTATAGGCAATGCCCAGCCTAGCGGACAGTATGGCCCTACTAACACTACCTATCCTGTACCCGGAGGTGCTTATTTCGCTTCGCCTAATGGCAAAGGTGGCGCACCCTGTAGTGAAGGTAATCCCTGTTCTTTATCTACAGCATTACAAAAAGTTCCTCGTGGGGGTACTATTGTTCTAAAAGAAGGTATTTACCGTACCAGTAAATACAATACTACTATACGTAGAAAGATGACAATTCAACCTTATCCAGGGGCTACTGTTATTCTTAAAGGTAGTGAAGTAGAAAAGGGGTGGATCGCTTCTGGGAATACTTGGAAAGCATACTGGAGCGAGTTGTTTGGAAAGCCTAATAATGATGATGGGCGCGCTATATCTGACAACCCAATGGCAGATCACCGTGATATGGTATATGTAGATGGCCAGCCGCTCAAACAAGTTAGTTCTAAGAGTCAGGTTAGTTCTGGAAAGTTCTATATCGACTACTCAAGTAAAACGGTTTACATTGGTAACAACCCATCTGGAAAACAGGTAGAAATTAGCGCTGAATGGTGGGGGTTTAATACTTATGATGTAGCAGAAAGTGGAATTACCATTCGTGGTTTAAAATTTATGCATTACACTGATGCAGGTATATTTATTGGTTCTCCTGGTGCTGTGATAGAAAACAATGAAATAATGTGGAATGGGGCAGCTGGGATAAGAGTTCAGCATGCAAGTGATGTGGTTTTAAAAAACAATTTATTCGCATACAATGCTTGTCAGGGTGGAGGATTGTCATATGCTGATAGGATTAAGCTGATAGGTAATAAGTTTATTGAAAATAATTTTGAAGATTACAATCGTAATAGTTGGTCTGCCTCCGGAGTAAAGATATTACATTCAATAGGAGTAGAGGTAAACAATAACTTATTTGAGAATAATGATGCTAATGGTCTGTGGCTTGATGAAAGAAGTAATAAAGGAATTGTTGTAAACAATTTTGTGAAAAACAGCTCCAGAAACGGTATTCATTGTGAAATTTCAAATGATGTTATTATTGCTGGTAATGTAGTGATTGAAAGTGGTAAGAGTACAAAATTTTTAGGAAAAGGAATATCAGTTGCTAACTCTTCTCGTGCTAAAGTTTACAACAATACATTGCATAACAATGAGTTAGCACTTGATGTGGTAGAAGGAACCAGAGGAGATCAAAAAGATCCAAACGACCCTTACATAACACGAGATGTAGTAGTAAAAAACAACATATTGTCAGAAGCTTTTTTAGATGAATACCCTTCTGCATTATACCACATGAAGAAACAAAAATGTAGTGATAATGCTATCAAAGAACAAGATAATAATGCTTACTATCGCTCCAAAGCTGGTGACCCAAGTTTAGCGGTGAGGTGGAAGGTTAATAATAATAGTTGTAATGATGAACAACGTCTTGAAACAGTGCAAGAGTTTAGGAGCAAACTAGGGTATGAGAAAAATGGTTTTGGTATTCAGGGCGGCAGTAATCCTTTTTTTCTAAACGCTAATGCCGATGATCTAAGACTAAAGTCATCATCTTTAGCTATTCAGGCAGGGGCACCACTCCCATCAGATATTGCTAAGGCCTTGGGTTGGGATAGTGGAAAGGTAGTGGATATAGGAGCATACCAAACAGGTTCTGGTAATTCAAGCCCTTCTCCTGCACCAGAACCTTCTAATGGAAGTTTGCCTTGGAAAGAAACTTTCTCTATAAATGATGGGGCGGTATCTGATAATGGTTTAAGTGATGGTAGTGCATGGAATTTAGACAGGGGAACGATGTCGAGCAATGCTGCTTTTAAAGTGGAGGATAATAGACTAGTTGCTAGAGGTGCAGCAGGTGAAGGAACTTGGAAATCAGAATCTATCGATATAGAGGGCAAAACAGCAAGCTTATCTTTGATGCTGTATTCAAAAGGAAATCTTGAAGATCCTTCAGATTATATTAAAGTATATACACGTATAGATGGTACTCAAAAGTTGATCTCGGAGGTTAACGGCATTATAGGTAGTAATGGAAAAAAAATTACTGCTTCTAATATTAAAGGGAAAGCATTAGAGCTTATTCTTAAAATCAAAAATAGTGACTACACTGAGAATTATTATGTGGATAATATCAATATAGAAGCTTCTTCTGTAAGTACACCTAGTAATGTTATTGAAGGAATGTCTCTAGTGGTAGAAAGTAGCCAACAAAAGGTTAGTGGGTATACCTCTATTACAAATGGTGAGACAATTCGTCTGTCGGACTTACCTTCTTCAGATCTCAATATCAATGCACAGATTTCCGGAAAAGTAGGAAGCATAGTATTTGACTATAATGGAACAAGTCGTTATCAGGTAGAGGGAGCGTCTCCATATGCTCTTCAGGGTAATGGTAGTGGTTATCGTAAGCTGTCATTTAAGACTGGCTCAAACAGCATAACAATAAAGGCGTATAGCGAGTCTGGAGGAAAAGGTACTTTGCTAGATGAAAAGACTATCAATTTCAATGTTGAGGGTAGCAGTGGGGATAATAATGTACCCTCACAAAAAGGAAAAATTATTGAAGGAATGTCTCTAGTGGTAGAAAGTAGCCAACAAAAGGTTAGTGGGTATACCTCTATTACAAATGGTGAGACAATTCGTCTGTCGGACTTACCTTCTTCAGATCTCAATATCAATGCACAGATTTCCGGAAAAGTAGGAAGCATAGTATTTGACTATAATGGAACAAGTCGTTATCAGGTAGAGGGAGCGTCTCCATATGCTCTTCAGGGTAATGGTAGTGGTTATCGTAAGCTGTCATTTAAGACTGGCTCAAACAGCATAACAATAAAGGCGTATAGCGAGTCTGGAGGAAAAGGTACTTTGCTAGATGAAAAGACTATCAATTTCAATGTTGAGGGTAGCAGCGGGGGGAACAACTCAAGCATGAATGTTATGTGGGAAGAAAACTTTTCGCTTAACGATGGTGCAAAAAGTGATAAGGGGGCTACTTCTTGGGTGTTGGATGAAGGTAAAGTTAATACTTCAACTCCTACTTATTCAGTATCAAACGGAGTATTGAGATTATCTGAAACTTCTGCGCAAAATACAACAGGGTATGTTGTTTGGCAGTCAGAAAAGATTGACATTTCAGGAGCTTCCGGAATAAAAGCACGAATTAATGTTAGTCACGAAGGAAAAATGGAAAAAGATGGGCTTATGGGTGATTATCTTAAAGTTTATTATAGGGTTGATGGACAAGCTTTACAACCAATCCTTAATCAAGAAGGAGGGTTTGAGAATGAAAATAAATGGTATACTTTTGAACGTAGCAATATTAATGGGAGTAGCTTAGAAGTAATAGTTCATGCCCGAACGACTACTACCTCTGAAAGTTACTTTATAGATGATGTTTACGTAGGAAACCACGAAAACTCATTAAGCTCGGCATCTTCTAGAGTGGATACTAAGCTTGAAAACCCTTTGAAGGCAAGTGTTTCACCTAATCCTTTTGTTAATGATCTTAATCTAGTTGTAGACGGGGCTATGGGTGAGCAGATAAGTATACAAATAACTGATTATCTAGGAAACGAAGTATTTAGTAAAAATCATATTAGTTCTGATCACCCTATCAATTTAAATTTAGGTCACCTTCCTTCTAAAATTTATTTACTGAGAATAATTGATGAGCTAGGGAATTTACAAATTATACGTTTGCAAAAGGATTAA
- a CDS encoding right-handed parallel beta-helix repeat-containing protein — protein sequence MNKNFTLLKQKLTLELFGKAISCLLICCWSSLLIAQPSGKYGPQKTNYEVPGGAYFVSPTGTGKAPCTEGKPCSLATALKEAPRGSTLVLKDGIYRTSKYSTTIKRQIIIQPYPGANVILKGSEVAKDWQESGNTWRVRWNDLYGKPNNDDGRAVGIENPMADHRDMVFIDGVYQKQVESIAMLGPGKFYVDYNDKMVYLGSNPSGKEVEISAEWWGLNTYGLSETGVIIRGLQFMHYADAGIFIGSPAAIVENSESTWNGAAGIRVQLASDVVLKNNLFAYNACQGGGLSYADRIKLIGNSFSNNNIEKLNRNSWSASGVKILWAKEVEVYNNLFENNDANGLWLDEKCNGSILANNYLKNNTRNGIHCEISDDVIIAGNVVLESGRSNKYIGVGISVANASDVRVYNNTLHNNEVALDVIESTRGDEKDPNDPYITRNTVIKNNILSEAFVDDYPSALYHMKKKKCSDEAIKEQDNNAYYRSNPGSPSLAVRWKINDNSCNDEQRLETIKEFREKLGYEQNGFGIQGGSNPFFINAEKEDFRLTSTSLAIKSGAPLPEDVAKAIGWKSGVVVDIGAYQTNISEAPAPNTGSLPWKETFTTSNGATDDNGYSDGSAWLIDRGNMSTNGALKVENQKLMARGTVGEGVWYSEQIRIKDHQVNLSLNLYSQGELENRIVPDYVKVYTIIDGKEELLTEVLGGIPKGEMKIETSNIIGESLQIAIKFKNSDYAEFYYVDNIEVYSTGSTIPEAEITGLSLVEKQTSTSTYQNKAGEVDVSLLSPEELDLLAEAEGDVGSVVFEYEGNSQYQVDNDAPYYLFGNNTQGSFKLGNNSVFVKVYSKANGEGELLSEKDYTFTLKQVKSDEAIVRWHEDFSLSNGVRNDEGITAWHFEESTVSDSKELYEVKDGMLWLSETSKKSDNGYVTWKSETINISGQSAKLSLLLKHQGKMENDLATGDYVKVSYKVDDQPVRELMHHFGGFTNEDEWYEFEESDIRGDELQIFISARTTTDTESYFVDNIKVTEDKVERFAQHIPWNEDFNVKEEVLQQQDETAWFFSSSKENQNDRFGLKDEALYISANARPIKWASYPIHIADVESVKISIDIKEKGGLESKAKDHDFLYIYYRVNKEDWQPILLQNGNLAIDDHWFNIEEKGIKGDTLEIMIEGKTSSWTETYYVDNISVESETDEVVLQSIPWVENFLGADKLLKQDDETAWFFENTDTEAIYGVHNEHIQISKATYSTKWTSSKIDISTAENIKISFDIKETGELEPSGETKDYLNFYYKVDDGELNPVLLQNGNLIKDDYWYHFEKEGIKGTTLQLVVEGQTSARSEVYYIDNIEVLEVDQSNESPEISVLTIFAAGKSGYETMELKVDGQVVKTWTGVGGNVYDPIFEEYVYEHVGNLEPKQIQITYVNENGPQPYTGLRVDKININGVEYETEASTTYGSGILVDGVCKEGFLETESLDCGGYFKYMASSQNDYFLDINAFPNPAKSIQMLEFTTNIKSVDVRIIDMQGVERIKYPQTNTGNTLQLDLSSLESGLYVIHVIGEGEFAEMRIYKE from the coding sequence ATGAATAAAAACTTTACACTATTAAAGCAAAAACTCACTTTAGAGTTATTTGGCAAGGCCATAAGCTGTTTGCTTATATGCTGCTGGTCTAGTTTGTTAATAGCACAGCCAAGCGGAAAGTATGGGCCTCAAAAAACTAATTATGAGGTACCAGGAGGAGCATATTTTGTTTCACCCACAGGAACTGGTAAAGCGCCATGCACAGAGGGAAAGCCCTGTTCTTTAGCTACTGCTTTAAAAGAAGCACCTAGAGGATCTACATTGGTTCTTAAAGATGGAATTTATCGTACTAGTAAATATAGTACTACAATTAAAAGACAAATAATTATACAGCCCTATCCTGGAGCAAATGTTATTTTAAAAGGTAGTGAAGTTGCTAAAGATTGGCAAGAGTCAGGAAATACATGGAGAGTTAGGTGGAATGATTTATATGGTAAACCTAATAATGACGATGGTAGAGCAGTAGGCATAGAAAATCCGATGGCAGATCATAGAGATATGGTATTTATAGATGGAGTTTATCAGAAACAAGTAGAATCTATAGCTATGCTCGGACCTGGTAAATTTTATGTGGATTATAATGATAAGATGGTTTACCTGGGAAGTAATCCATCAGGTAAAGAAGTAGAGATAAGTGCAGAATGGTGGGGACTGAATACTTATGGACTATCTGAAACGGGTGTGATTATACGTGGTCTGCAGTTTATGCATTATGCAGATGCAGGTATCTTTATCGGATCTCCGGCAGCTATAGTTGAAAATAGCGAGTCAACATGGAATGGTGCCGCAGGGATACGTGTTCAACTTGCCAGTGATGTAGTATTAAAAAATAACTTGTTCGCTTATAATGCTTGCCAGGGAGGAGGGTTGTCTTATGCTGACCGTATAAAACTTATAGGTAATAGTTTTTCAAATAATAATATAGAAAAACTAAACAGAAATAGTTGGTCAGCATCAGGAGTGAAAATTCTCTGGGCAAAAGAAGTAGAAGTTTATAATAACTTATTTGAGAACAATGATGCAAATGGTCTATGGCTAGACGAAAAGTGTAATGGGTCTATATTAGCAAATAATTACCTTAAAAATAATACTAGAAACGGCATTCACTGTGAAATTTCTGACGATGTAATTATTGCTGGTAATGTAGTATTAGAAAGTGGTAGAAGTAATAAATATATAGGAGTGGGCATATCCGTTGCAAATGCTTCTGATGTTAGGGTTTACAATAATACGCTACATAATAATGAGGTGGCGCTTGATGTCATTGAAAGTACAAGAGGCGATGAAAAAGATCCTAATGATCCTTATATCACTCGCAACACAGTAATTAAGAACAATATACTATCAGAAGCATTTGTAGATGATTATCCTTCAGCTCTTTATCACATGAAGAAGAAAAAGTGTAGTGATGAAGCTATTAAAGAGCAAGATAACAATGCATATTATCGCTCGAATCCAGGAAGCCCAAGTCTAGCTGTACGTTGGAAAATTAATGACAATAGTTGTAACGACGAACAACGTCTAGAGACTATAAAAGAATTTAGAGAAAAATTGGGGTATGAACAAAACGGCTTTGGTATACAAGGAGGAAGTAACCCTTTCTTCATTAATGCTGAAAAGGAAGATTTTAGGTTAACTTCTACTTCTTTGGCTATTAAATCGGGGGCTCCTTTACCAGAAGACGTAGCGAAAGCAATTGGATGGAAGAGTGGGGTAGTAGTTGATATAGGCGCATATCAGACTAATATTAGCGAAGCACCAGCTCCCAACACAGGAAGTCTACCTTGGAAAGAAACATTTACCACTAGCAATGGAGCTACAGATGACAATGGGTACAGTGATGGAAGTGCATGGTTAATTGATAGAGGAAATATGAGTACAAATGGTGCTTTAAAAGTAGAAAATCAGAAGCTTATGGCCAGAGGTACAGTAGGTGAAGGGGTTTGGTACTCTGAGCAAATCCGCATAAAGGATCATCAAGTCAATCTCTCTCTTAATTTATATTCACAGGGAGAGCTTGAAAATAGAATTGTACCAGACTATGTAAAAGTTTATACTATTATAGATGGTAAAGAAGAATTGTTAACAGAAGTATTAGGCGGTATACCTAAGGGTGAGATGAAAATAGAAACCTCTAATATAATTGGGGAGAGCTTACAAATTGCTATTAAGTTTAAAAACAGTGATTATGCTGAGTTTTACTATGTAGATAATATTGAAGTATATAGTACTGGTAGTACTATTCCTGAAGCAGAGATTACTGGTTTAAGTTTGGTAGAAAAACAGACTTCAACTTCTACTTATCAAAACAAGGCTGGAGAAGTTGATGTGTCTTTACTTTCTCCTGAAGAACTTGATTTACTCGCTGAAGCTGAAGGCGATGTAGGTAGTGTAGTATTTGAATACGAAGGAAATTCACAATATCAAGTAGACAATGATGCGCCCTATTATTTATTTGGAAACAATACTCAGGGTAGTTTTAAGCTTGGTAATAATTCAGTATTTGTTAAAGTTTATAGTAAAGCAAATGGAGAAGGAGAGTTATTAAGCGAAAAAGACTATACTTTTACACTTAAGCAGGTAAAGAGTGACGAAGCGATAGTTCGCTGGCATGAAGATTTTTCTTTATCTAATGGAGTAAGAAATGATGAAGGTATTACTGCCTGGCATTTTGAAGAATCTACAGTAAGTGATAGTAAAGAATTGTATGAAGTGAAGGATGGAATGCTTTGGTTATCAGAAACTTCAAAAAAATCTGACAATGGATATGTTACTTGGAAGTCTGAAACAATCAATATTAGTGGGCAGAGTGCTAAATTAAGCTTACTTCTAAAACATCAAGGTAAGATGGAGAATGATCTTGCTACAGGTGATTATGTTAAAGTATCTTATAAAGTAGATGACCAACCTGTAAGAGAACTTATGCATCATTTTGGAGGCTTCACTAATGAAGATGAATGGTATGAGTTTGAGGAAAGCGATATTAGAGGCGATGAATTACAAATATTTATTAGCGCCAGAACAACTACAGATACTGAAAGCTACTTTGTAGATAATATTAAAGTAACTGAAGATAAAGTAGAGCGTTTCGCCCAACATATACCTTGGAATGAAGATTTTAATGTAAAAGAGGAAGTACTTCAACAACAAGACGAAACAGCTTGGTTCTTTAGCAGTAGTAAAGAAAATCAAAATGATCGTTTTGGTTTAAAAGATGAAGCACTCTACATTTCGGCGAATGCAAGGCCAATAAAATGGGCAAGCTATCCTATACATATTGCTGACGTAGAAAGCGTAAAGATAAGTATAGACATTAAAGAAAAAGGAGGGTTAGAATCAAAAGCTAAAGATCATGATTTTCTTTATATTTATTATAGAGTAAACAAAGAGGATTGGCAGCCGATTTTATTACAAAACGGAAACTTAGCAATTGATGATCATTGGTTTAATATAGAGGAGAAAGGAATTAAGGGTGATACATTAGAAATCATGATTGAAGGTAAAACATCTTCTTGGACAGAGACCTACTATGTTGATAATATAAGTGTTGAAAGCGAAACTGATGAAGTGGTTTTACAGAGTATTCCTTGGGTAGAAAACTTTTTAGGTGCTGATAAACTATTAAAACAAGATGATGAAACAGCTTGGTTCTTTGAAAATACTGATACTGAGGCGATTTATGGAGTTCATAATGAGCACATTCAAATTTCAAAAGCTACTTATTCTACAAAGTGGACTAGTAGTAAAATAGATATCTCTACTGCAGAAAACATAAAGATTAGTTTTGATATCAAAGAAACTGGGGAATTGGAACCATCGGGTGAAACTAAAGACTATTTAAATTTTTATTATAAAGTTGACGATGGGGAACTAAACCCCGTTCTCTTGCAAAATGGAAATTTAATAAAAGATGATTATTGGTATCATTTTGAAAAAGAAGGAATAAAAGGTACAACACTTCAGTTAGTTGTTGAAGGCCAAACCTCTGCTAGATCTGAAGTTTATTATATTGATAATATTGAGGTTTTGGAAGTAGATCAGAGTAATGAAAGTCCTGAAATAAGTGTTCTTACAATTTTTGCGGCTGGAAAATCTGGTTATGAAACAATGGAGTTGAAAGTTGATGGACAAGTTGTAAAAACCTGGACTGGTGTAGGAGGTAATGTATATGATCCAATTTTTGAAGAGTATGTGTATGAGCATGTTGGAAACTTAGAGCCTAAACAAATACAAATAACATATGTAAATGAAAATGGGCCACAACCATATACTGGATTAAGAGTAGATAAGATAAACATAAATGGAGTTGAATATGAAACTGAGGCTTCTACTACATATGGATCAGGTATATTAGTAGATGGTGTGTGTAAAGAAGGCTTTTTAGAAACTGAAAGTTTGGACTGTGGTGGTTATTTTAAGTACATGGCCTCAAGTCAGAATGATTATTTCTTAGATATTAATGCCTTTCCAAACCCTGCAAAAAGTATTCAGATGTTAGAGTTTACAACAAACATAAAAAGTGTAGACGTAAGGATCATTGACATGCAGGGAGTAGAAAGAATAAAATACCCTCAAACTAATACCGGTAATACTCTACAGCTTGATTTAAGTTCCTTAGAATCAGGATTATACGTAATTCATGTTATTGGTGAAGGTGAATTTGCGGAAATGAGAATATACAAAGAGTAA